One genomic region from Polyangiaceae bacterium encodes:
- a CDS encoding HEAT repeat domain-containing protein, whose translation MASPVTWFQRLDTVSGVEDLAERGRSALRKRQFDAAFRSLLSAMCATHSREEVFSEAAHLLSDAFESVNEPRFAVSIAWYLGDSARMERLMPRLPPVDRARCHGLWAAMNPNAATRAHRSAAQDLEGAELLVRSAIHYEKAGDFKVARTLWSRLCPRIKPTRDAYAEGLAYFNIARCSRSLGDERGEREATIEAVHLLEEAADRFESTGLRERAFDCYHVLIAIGELTQTFEHVLEGAVNAVRILSEDNLRYHALRLQGYTLRLAEQAKELSAAATLAREMTDYARRQSLGRVAAAGVLKQAQLWQSVADATLKRSGPPQLAENALVASLLACAEAGHYARVGALYARLAEIAREPSRREHYARASKRYSKQTDPAEQAESLEDRVGQHVGPPDVWHVDLLEWEQAGNPAEACADVLLDPEEADDRIMRRATLLARLAALALERAAPAEVVGAQTVCAGFMTEIGLYQVLAPLEKMFDSDSAEVRLAAIRALSRYFYKRTFVTLERALQDPHPPVVKEAVDALERLRFDHAFEPLSRIFRVSSHEDARLAALKAIARIDVVDAAELLMGVLEHGSSSEQRTVVGSLKTSRSTRFFELARSAYPQSSAELRATLSDLLSSRGIPLP comes from the coding sequence ATGGCTAGCCCCGTTACCTGGTTTCAACGCCTCGACACGGTCTCCGGCGTCGAGGATTTGGCGGAACGCGGGCGCTCCGCACTACGCAAGCGCCAGTTCGACGCCGCCTTCCGCTCACTGCTCTCGGCCATGTGCGCCACCCACAGCCGCGAAGAAGTCTTCAGCGAGGCAGCGCATCTGCTGTCGGACGCTTTCGAGTCCGTCAACGAGCCTCGCTTTGCGGTGTCCATCGCTTGGTACCTCGGCGATAGCGCGCGCATGGAGCGACTGATGCCGCGCCTGCCCCCCGTCGACCGGGCGCGCTGTCACGGACTGTGGGCCGCAATGAATCCCAATGCCGCCACCCGTGCCCACCGCAGCGCAGCGCAAGACCTCGAGGGCGCAGAGCTCCTGGTGCGCAGCGCCATTCACTACGAGAAGGCCGGCGACTTCAAGGTCGCACGTACCCTGTGGTCGCGACTCTGCCCACGTATCAAACCCACCCGCGACGCCTACGCCGAGGGCCTGGCCTACTTCAACATCGCGCGCTGCAGCCGGTCCCTCGGCGACGAACGAGGCGAGCGCGAGGCGACCATCGAAGCGGTGCATCTCTTGGAAGAAGCCGCGGATCGCTTCGAGTCCACCGGACTGCGCGAACGTGCCTTTGATTGCTACCACGTGCTGATTGCCATCGGTGAACTGACGCAGACCTTCGAGCACGTGCTCGAGGGTGCGGTGAACGCCGTCCGCATCCTCAGCGAGGACAACCTGCGCTACCACGCGCTGCGTTTGCAGGGCTACACTTTGCGCTTGGCCGAGCAGGCCAAGGAGCTTTCCGCTGCCGCCACTCTGGCGCGAGAGATGACCGATTATGCGCGACGCCAAAGCTTGGGCCGCGTCGCCGCCGCCGGCGTGCTGAAGCAGGCGCAGCTGTGGCAGTCCGTGGCAGACGCGACGTTGAAGCGAAGCGGGCCTCCCCAGTTGGCGGAGAACGCCCTCGTCGCCAGTCTCCTTGCATGCGCCGAGGCGGGTCACTACGCCCGCGTCGGTGCGCTCTACGCGCGGCTGGCAGAGATTGCGCGGGAGCCGTCGCGGCGCGAGCACTACGCACGTGCATCGAAGCGCTATTCCAAGCAGACCGATCCTGCGGAGCAAGCGGAGTCCCTCGAGGATCGCGTCGGCCAACACGTGGGTCCGCCCGACGTGTGGCACGTGGACTTGCTGGAGTGGGAGCAAGCGGGCAACCCTGCGGAAGCCTGCGCCGACGTGCTGCTCGACCCCGAAGAAGCCGACGATCGCATCATGCGCCGCGCTACCCTGCTGGCTCGCCTGGCGGCGCTGGCGTTGGAGCGCGCAGCGCCCGCAGAGGTGGTCGGCGCACAAACGGTTTGCGCCGGCTTCATGACGGAGATTGGCCTCTACCAGGTGCTCGCGCCCCTGGAAAAGATGTTCGACAGCGACAGCGCTGAAGTACGCCTAGCCGCGATTCGCGCGCTCAGTCGCTACTTCTACAAGCGCACCTTCGTCACCTTGGAGCGCGCGCTGCAGGACCCGCACCCACCGGTGGTGAAAGAAGCCGTGGACGCTCTAGAGCGCCTTCGCTTCGATCACGCCTTCGAACCGCTATCGCGCATCTTCCGCGTCAGCAGCCACGAGGACGCGCGCTTGGCAGCGCTGAAGGCCATCGCGCGCATCGACGTCGTCGACGCCGCGGAGCTCTTGATGGGCGTGCTGGAGCACGGCAGCAGCAGCGAGCAGCGCACGGTGGTGGGGTCGCTCAAGACGAGTCGGAGCACGCGCTTCTTCGAACTGGCGCGGTCGGCCTACCCGCAGTCGTCGGCAGAGCTGCGAGCCACCTTGTCGGATCTGCTCAGCTCGCGCGGTATTCCGCTGCCCTGA